Proteins co-encoded in one Azospirillum brasilense genomic window:
- a CDS encoding BMP family protein, which yields MGNLLGVARRAVLCGAAAAAVAAMALPAWAQSKVKVAGIYTVPIEQQWVSRIHTALKAAEARGEIEYVWAESVANTDYERVMRQYAEGGQQLVFGEVFGVERAARAVAKDYPKTAFVMGSSFKPQEPNFSVFDNYIQEPAYLTGMIAGAVSKSNVIGMVGGYPIPEVNRLMNAFMEGAKEVNPNVKFMVSFIGSWFDPPKAKEAAFAMIDRGADVMYAERFGVSDAAKERKVLAIGNVINTQPQYPETVVASALWHMEPSVDRAIAAVKAGSYKAEDYGPYSQMVHKGSSLAPLGTFEGKVPADVMAKVKAREQEILDGKFTVKVNDNEPKSTM from the coding sequence ATGGGGAACCTGTTGGGCGTGGCGCGTCGCGCCGTCCTGTGCGGCGCGGCGGCGGCCGCCGTTGCGGCGATGGCTCTGCCCGCCTGGGCTCAGTCGAAGGTCAAGGTCGCCGGCATCTACACCGTGCCGATCGAACAGCAGTGGGTCAGCCGCATCCACACCGCCCTGAAGGCCGCCGAGGCCCGCGGCGAGATCGAGTATGTCTGGGCCGAGTCGGTCGCCAACACCGACTATGAGCGCGTGATGCGCCAGTACGCCGAGGGCGGCCAGCAGTTGGTCTTCGGCGAGGTCTTCGGCGTCGAGCGCGCGGCCCGCGCCGTCGCCAAGGACTATCCCAAGACCGCCTTCGTCATGGGCTCCAGCTTCAAGCCGCAGGAGCCGAACTTCTCGGTCTTCGACAACTACATCCAGGAGCCGGCCTATCTGACCGGCATGATCGCGGGTGCGGTGTCCAAGTCGAACGTCATCGGCATGGTCGGCGGCTACCCGATCCCGGAGGTGAACCGCCTGATGAACGCCTTCATGGAGGGCGCCAAGGAGGTGAACCCGAACGTGAAGTTCATGGTCAGCTTCATCGGGTCCTGGTTCGACCCGCCGAAGGCCAAGGAAGCCGCCTTCGCGATGATCGACCGCGGCGCCGACGTGATGTACGCCGAGCGCTTCGGCGTGTCCGACGCCGCCAAGGAGCGCAAGGTCCTGGCCATCGGCAACGTCATCAACACCCAGCCGCAGTATCCGGAGACCGTGGTCGCCAGCGCGCTCTGGCACATGGAGCCGTCGGTCGACCGTGCCATCGCCGCGGTGAAGGCCGGCAGCTACAAGGCCGAGGATTACGGCCCCTACAGCCAGATGGTCCATAAGGGCTCCAGCCTCGCCCCGCTCGGCACCTTCGAGGGCAAGGTTCCCGCCGACGTGATGGCCAAGGTGAAGGCCCGCGAGCAGGAAATCCTCGACGGCAAGTTCACCGTGAAGGTGAACGACAACGAGCCCAAGTCGACGATGTGA
- a CDS encoding cellulase family glycosylhydrolase, with amino-acid sequence MATTSTGLTKSKIVVNAYGTSSDAVNPHFRLMIDGKDVGQASVGSAEPKAYTFDVDVSSGQAHKVQVVYDNDDVNAGSNRDLGIKSIVINGHTLSPTDASYERHDDTGGTMAGQEGLWWNGALSFSTPASLYGATPNTATNTATSGSTPAAPEADSAATGGSDGSAATGSSTITINARGTAAAGQNAHFTVLADGKTIGEGMAGTEAKDFSFKTDLAAGQAHKIQVQYDNDATVNGQDRNLHVGSVTINGHAYAPTDSAVSYDKGALDGKDVIKGQADLWWNGTLVVDADKGLFTSGSASAPSTTPAAPTTPTAPVTTPSTDSGAGSSGGYLHTEGSQIVDSAGNNVKLTGVNWFGAEGYAFAPQGLWQDSYKNIMDQMQDQGFNTIRLPWSDAMLDNGRMPTGIDYSKNPELQGKTSLEVFDKIIEYADQTGMKIILDHHRSGDGASANENGLWYTSQYPESKMIENWKMLAQRYADNPSVVAADLHNEPHGQATWGDGNQATDWKAAAERIGNAVQSVNPNWLLIVEGVENSSEGTYWWGGNLDGVKTDPVDFNIDNKLVYSVHDYPPSMAGFGWFNDPSYPNNMKDIWTDAWGWIVQKDIAPVLVGEFGTKLETSQDKQWLDAMVKYMDGDYNGDGKSDLAAGDQGVSFTYWAWSPGSGDTGGIMTDDWAVNTAKMSAIEPALFDGTIA; translated from the coding sequence ATGGCGACGACCTCCACTGGTTTGACCAAGTCCAAAATCGTCGTGAACGCCTATGGCACCTCTTCGGACGCTGTGAATCCTCACTTTCGTCTGATGATCGACGGCAAGGATGTTGGTCAGGCGTCGGTGGGCTCGGCCGAGCCGAAAGCCTATACATTCGACGTTGACGTTTCCTCTGGTCAGGCACACAAAGTCCAGGTTGTTTATGACAACGACGATGTGAACGCCGGGTCGAACCGCGACCTGGGCATCAAGTCGATCGTCATCAACGGCCACACGCTGAGCCCGACCGACGCGAGCTATGAGCGGCACGACGACACCGGCGGGACCATGGCCGGGCAGGAAGGCCTGTGGTGGAACGGGGCGCTGAGCTTCTCCACCCCGGCGTCGCTCTACGGTGCCACGCCCAATACGGCCACCAATACGGCGACCTCCGGCAGCACCCCCGCCGCGCCGGAGGCCGACAGCGCCGCCACGGGCGGCAGCGATGGCTCCGCCGCCACCGGCTCCTCGACCATCACCATCAACGCCCGCGGCACCGCCGCGGCGGGCCAGAACGCGCACTTCACGGTGCTGGCGGACGGCAAGACGATTGGCGAGGGCATGGCCGGCACGGAGGCGAAGGACTTCTCCTTCAAGACCGATCTGGCCGCCGGTCAGGCGCACAAGATCCAGGTCCAGTACGACAACGACGCCACCGTGAACGGTCAGGACCGCAACCTGCATGTCGGCAGCGTGACCATCAACGGGCACGCGTACGCCCCGACCGACTCCGCGGTCAGCTATGACAAGGGCGCGCTCGACGGCAAGGACGTCATCAAGGGGCAGGCCGACCTGTGGTGGAACGGCACGCTGGTGGTGGACGCCGACAAGGGCCTGTTCACCTCCGGCTCCGCCTCCGCGCCCTCCACGACGCCGGCCGCGCCGACCACGCCGACCGCCCCGGTGACGACGCCCTCCACCGACAGCGGCGCCGGGTCCAGCGGCGGCTACCTGCACACCGAGGGCAGCCAGATCGTCGACAGCGCCGGCAACAACGTGAAGCTGACCGGCGTCAACTGGTTCGGCGCGGAAGGCTACGCCTTCGCCCCGCAGGGTCTGTGGCAGGACAGCTACAAGAACATCATGGACCAGATGCAGGACCAGGGCTTCAACACCATCCGCCTGCCCTGGTCGGACGCCATGCTGGACAACGGCCGCATGCCCACCGGCATCGACTATTCGAAGAACCCGGAGCTTCAGGGCAAGACCAGCCTCGAGGTGTTCGACAAGATCATCGAATACGCCGATCAGACCGGCATGAAGATCATCCTCGACCACCACCGCTCCGGCGACGGTGCCTCGGCCAACGAGAACGGGCTCTGGTACACCAGCCAGTACCCGGAATCGAAGATGATCGAGAACTGGAAGATGCTGGCCCAGCGTTACGCCGACAACCCGTCGGTCGTCGCCGCCGACCTGCACAACGAGCCGCACGGCCAGGCCACCTGGGGCGACGGCAACCAGGCCACCGACTGGAAGGCCGCGGCGGAGCGCATCGGCAACGCCGTCCAGTCGGTCAACCCGAACTGGCTGCTGATCGTCGAGGGCGTCGAGAACTCGTCGGAGGGGACCTACTGGTGGGGCGGCAACCTGGACGGCGTGAAGACCGACCCGGTCGACTTCAACATCGACAACAAGCTGGTCTATTCCGTCCACGACTACCCGCCGTCGATGGCCGGCTTCGGCTGGTTCAATGACCCCAGCTACCCGAACAACATGAAGGACATCTGGACGGACGCCTGGGGCTGGATCGTCCAGAAGGACATCGCGCCGGTCCTCGTCGGCGAGTTCGGCACCAAGCTGGAGACCAGCCAGGACAAGCAGTGGCTCGACGCCATGGTCAAGTACATGGACGGCGACTACAACGGCGACGGCAAGTCCGATCTGGCGGCAGGCGACCAGGGCGTCAGCTTCACCTACTGGGCCTGGAGCCCCGGCTCGGGCGACACCGGCGGCATCATGACCGACGACTGGGCGGTGAACACGGCGAAGATGAGCGCCATCGAGCCGGCCCTGTTCGACGGCACGATCGCCTGA
- a CDS encoding GTP cyclohydrolase II produces MESRRNQPQRHIVLASHPTGGAKPRYTPVHWGAPTAAERGPVVASLSDPAQRNAIGAHAGSYAVYRALAVAAGQLSAYHVPDLTNTAPAEPIGPHPQWGDPEKIVSIDPFGHMVSDAFGDHLARGVDVRPTIAVTKARIKMPELVDAMRAGRLAADGQILLPSGDARVTKVAIEPVWFLPGIAKRFGITESALRRGLFEHTGSMFPELVTRPDLKVFLPPINGLTVYILGDVAALTDPARKVACRVHDECNGSDVFGSDICTCRPYLTHGVEECIRTAQENGAGLIIYNRKEGRALGEVTKFLVYNARKRQPGGDRAEAYFERTECVAGVQDMRFQELMPDVFHWLGVSRIDRMVSMSNMKSDAIRRAGIEIVEQIPIPDELIPDDAKVEMDAKKAAGYFTPAVPTAEELTVAKGRGLTD; encoded by the coding sequence ATGGAAAGCCGCCGCAACCAGCCGCAACGTCACATCGTTCTCGCCTCGCACCCGACCGGCGGCGCCAAGCCGCGCTACACCCCGGTCCATTGGGGCGCCCCCACCGCTGCGGAGCGCGGCCCGGTCGTCGCCTCCCTCTCCGACCCGGCGCAACGCAACGCCATCGGCGCCCACGCCGGCAGCTACGCGGTCTATCGGGCGCTCGCCGTCGCGGCGGGGCAGCTCAGCGCTTATCACGTGCCGGACCTGACCAACACCGCGCCGGCGGAGCCGATCGGCCCGCACCCGCAATGGGGCGACCCGGAGAAGATCGTCTCCATCGACCCCTTCGGCCATATGGTCAGCGACGCCTTCGGCGATCATCTGGCGCGCGGCGTCGACGTCCGCCCGACCATCGCCGTGACCAAGGCCCGCATCAAGATGCCGGAGCTGGTGGACGCCATGCGCGCCGGGCGGCTGGCGGCGGACGGCCAGATCCTGCTGCCCAGCGGCGACGCCCGCGTGACCAAGGTCGCCATCGAGCCTGTGTGGTTCCTGCCCGGCATCGCCAAGCGCTTCGGCATCACCGAGAGCGCGCTCCGCCGCGGCCTGTTCGAGCACACCGGAAGCATGTTCCCGGAGCTGGTGACCCGCCCCGACCTGAAGGTCTTCCTGCCGCCGATCAACGGCCTGACCGTCTACATCCTGGGCGACGTGGCGGCGCTGACCGACCCGGCGCGCAAGGTCGCCTGCCGGGTCCATGACGAGTGCAACGGGTCGGACGTCTTCGGCTCCGACATCTGCACCTGCCGCCCCTACCTGACCCACGGCGTCGAGGAGTGCATCCGCACCGCCCAGGAGAACGGCGCCGGCCTCATCATCTACAACCGCAAGGAAGGGCGCGCGCTCGGCGAGGTGACCAAGTTCCTGGTCTACAACGCGCGCAAGCGGCAGCCCGGCGGCGACCGGGCGGAGGCCTATTTCGAGCGGACCGAGTGCGTGGCCGGCGTCCAGGACATGCGCTTCCAGGAGTTGATGCCCGACGTCTTCCACTGGCTGGGCGTCAGCCGCATCGACCGCATGGTGTCGATGAGCAACATGAAGTCCGACGCCATCCGCCGCGCCGGCATCGAGATCGTGGAGCAAATCCCGATCCCCGACGAACTGATCCCCGACGACGCCAAGGTGGAGATGGACGCCAAGAAGGCCGCCGGCTACTTCACCCCCGCCGTGCCGACCGCGGAGGAGCTGACCGTCGCCAAGGGCCGGGGGCTGACCGATTGA
- a CDS encoding lytic transglycosylase domain-containing protein — MRFRKSLLTAALLSGLLAACASDPSSSSRDTNIDAHIAEASRRFGMPEQWIREVIRQESGGRTMMNGRPITSHAGAMGLMQVMPVTYSEMRRKHGLGSDPYHPRDNILAGTAYLREMYDLFGSPGFLGAYNCGPGCYADYLAGNRRLPGETRRYIASVSPRLEGGTTGGTVEVASLPATQPSPISAAPAPVVPVTPVPAPPVAPLPPPVIAATPLPVKVAAAGGWTVQLGAFRSPDDSARIIDRARRSMPGTLSRTERVVQTVDTQNGPLYRARLTGLTQQDAAQSCAGLTGMGMACFVVPPGA, encoded by the coding sequence GTGCGTTTCAGAAAATCGCTCCTGACGGCGGCCCTTCTGTCCGGCCTTCTCGCGGCGTGCGCCAGCGATCCGTCATCCTCCTCACGCGATACCAACATCGACGCCCACATCGCGGAGGCCTCGCGCCGCTTCGGCATGCCGGAGCAGTGGATCCGCGAGGTCATCCGCCAGGAGAGCGGCGGGCGCACCATGATGAACGGGCGCCCCATCACCAGCCACGCCGGCGCCATGGGACTGATGCAGGTGATGCCGGTGACCTATTCTGAGATGCGCCGCAAGCACGGGCTGGGCTCCGACCCCTATCACCCGCGGGACAACATCCTGGCGGGCACCGCCTATCTCAGAGAGATGTACGACCTGTTCGGGTCGCCGGGCTTCCTCGGCGCCTACAATTGCGGGCCGGGCTGCTACGCCGACTATCTGGCCGGCAACCGCCGCCTGCCCGGCGAGACGCGGCGCTACATCGCGTCGGTGTCGCCGCGTCTGGAGGGAGGCACCACCGGCGGCACGGTGGAGGTCGCCAGCCTGCCCGCCACGCAGCCCTCGCCCATTTCCGCCGCCCCGGCCCCGGTGGTGCCGGTGACTCCGGTGCCGGCCCCGCCGGTGGCCCCCCTGCCCCCGCCGGTCATCGCGGCCACGCCGCTGCCGGTGAAGGTCGCCGCCGCGGGCGGCTGGACCGTCCAGCTCGGCGCCTTCCGGTCGCCCGACGACAGCGCCCGCATCATCGACCGGGCGCGCCGCTCCATGCCGGGCACGCTGAGCCGCACGGAGCGGGTGGTGCAGACGGTGGACACCCAGAACGGCCCGCTCTACCGCGCCCGGCTGACCGGCCTGACGCAACAGGACGCAGCGCAGAGCTGCGCCGGCCTGACAGGCATGGGCATGGCCTGCTTCGTGGTGCCCCCGGGCGCGTAA
- the upp gene encoding uracil phosphoribosyltransferase: MPNPTSPIPTLPIPTLTVIDHPLVQHKLTLLRRRETPTARFHEVMREVSQLMGYELTRDLPLEDRPMETPLASFDAPLLTGKKLCLVSILRAGQGLLDGMRTLLPSARIGHIGLYRDQETLTPVEYFFKVPEDIEERLVILVDPMLATGHTAVAAVHRLKDAGAAAIKLAVLVAAPEGLRTFHDAHPDVPVFTAAVDERLDENGYILPGLGDAGDRLYGTR; this comes from the coding sequence ATGCCCAACCCGACGTCGCCCATTCCGACGCTCCCCATCCCGACGTTGACGGTCATCGACCATCCTCTGGTCCAGCACAAGCTGACCCTTCTGCGGCGGCGGGAGACCCCCACCGCCCGGTTCCACGAGGTGATGCGGGAGGTGTCGCAGCTCATGGGCTACGAGCTGACGCGCGACCTTCCCCTGGAGGACCGCCCGATGGAAACGCCGCTGGCCAGTTTCGACGCGCCGCTGCTGACCGGCAAGAAGCTGTGCCTCGTCTCCATCCTTCGGGCCGGGCAAGGGCTGCTCGACGGCATGCGCACGCTGCTGCCGTCGGCCCGCATCGGGCACATCGGCCTCTACCGCGACCAGGAGACGCTGACCCCCGTCGAGTATTTCTTCAAGGTGCCGGAGGACATCGAAGAGCGGCTGGTCATCCTGGTCGATCCCATGCTCGCCACCGGTCACACGGCCGTCGCGGCGGTGCACCGGCTGAAGGACGCGGGGGCCGCCGCCATCAAGCTGGCGGTGCTGGTGGCCGCCCCGGAGGGCTTGCGCACCTTCCACGACGCGCATCCGGACGTGCCCGTCTTCACCGCCGCGGTGGACGAGCGGCTGGATGAGAACGGCTACATCCTGCCCGGCCTGGGCGACGCCGGCGACCGGCTTTACGGCACCCGCTGA
- a CDS encoding URC4/urg3 family protein, with protein MSTVGDDDVGWLLSADAVRQRAHAILAKAERGDLAHFELRPERLLDAAALVAAVTRESYPDLDVPYHSRWRHFVVNGDDRWATLAAELSADADEIARIRFDLAVTSVLLDAGAGDRWRYRDAAGIELARSEGLAIASFDLFRAGGFADDPAHAPLRADAAALSAMTEETLARGFQAGPDNPLVGLEGRAALLRRLGSALADAPGLFGRPGRVGTLYDALKARAVDGTLPATAILDAVLRGLGPIWPGRIERGGVNLGDSWTHSAVGLVPFHKLSQWLSYSLVEPLEGAGIAVTGLDRLTGLPEYRNGGLLVDGGVLMPKDPRLLTDELEVGDEAVVEWRALTVALLDRLADDVRARLGVPAESFPLAKVLQGGTWTAGRRIARERRPGGGPPIRIRSDGTVF; from the coding sequence TTGAGCACCGTCGGCGACGATGATGTGGGGTGGCTGCTCTCCGCCGACGCGGTGCGCCAGCGCGCCCACGCGATCCTGGCGAAGGCCGAGCGCGGCGACCTCGCCCATTTCGAGCTTCGCCCGGAGCGGCTGCTTGATGCCGCTGCCCTGGTCGCCGCGGTGACGCGGGAGTCCTACCCGGACCTGGATGTCCCCTACCACAGCCGCTGGCGGCATTTCGTGGTGAACGGCGACGACCGCTGGGCGACGCTCGCCGCCGAACTGAGCGCGGACGCCGACGAGATCGCGCGCATCCGCTTCGACCTCGCGGTGACCAGCGTCCTGCTCGACGCTGGGGCGGGCGACCGCTGGCGCTACCGCGACGCGGCGGGGATCGAGCTGGCGCGCTCCGAAGGGCTGGCCATCGCCAGCTTCGACCTGTTCCGCGCGGGCGGCTTCGCTGACGATCCGGCCCACGCCCCGCTGCGCGCCGACGCGGCCGCCCTCTCCGCCATGACCGAGGAAACACTCGCCCGCGGTTTCCAGGCCGGGCCGGACAACCCGCTGGTCGGGCTGGAGGGGCGCGCGGCGCTGCTCCGCCGGCTGGGGAGCGCGCTGGCTGACGCGCCCGGCCTGTTCGGACGGCCGGGGCGGGTCGGCACCCTCTACGACGCGCTGAAGGCGCGGGCCGTGGACGGCACGCTTCCCGCCACCGCGATCCTCGACGCGGTGCTGCGCGGGCTGGGGCCGATCTGGCCTGGCCGGATCGAGCGCGGCGGCGTCAATCTCGGCGACAGCTGGACTCATTCGGCGGTCGGCCTCGTCCCCTTCCACAAGCTGTCGCAATGGCTCAGCTATTCGCTGGTCGAGCCGCTGGAGGGGGCGGGCATCGCCGTCACCGGGCTGGACCGACTGACCGGCCTGCCGGAATACCGCAACGGCGGGCTGCTGGTGGACGGCGGCGTTCTGATGCCGAAGGACCCGCGCCTCCTCACCGACGAGCTGGAGGTGGGGGACGAGGCCGTGGTGGAGTGGCGCGCCCTGACCGTCGCCCTGCTCGACCGTCTCGCCGACGACGTGCGCGCCCGTCTGGGCGTGCCCGCGGAGAGCTTCCCGCTCGCCAAGGTCCTCCAGGGCGGGACCTGGACCGCCGGACGCCGGATCGCCCGCGAGCGCCGCCCCGGCGGCGGCCCGCCGATCCGCATCCGCAGCGACGGAACCGTCTTCTGA